CATGGCTTCTTCGATGAGTGGGCGGAACTCTGGGTCTGCCCAACGATCAGCTGCGGCCTGGTTGCCCATCATGCGGCCGCCCATAACGTCCAGCGGGTAGTGGACGCCCATGACAAGGCGAGAATGACCAGCCTCGGACGCACGCGCCTGAATCTGCGGTGCAACCTCCGGCAGCATCATAGCCAGCATGGTTGAAGTCCATGCAGCCTTGTTGGTGTGGCCCGACGGGTAGGACGGGGTGGTCGAGTACGGGTCGTCCTGACCTTCGCGGTAGTAGCGCTCGATGCGCTCCGGCGCCACCACAAACGGGCGATCGTAGCCGTAGACGTACTTCTCGAAGAAGGTCGAGCTGACCAGACCGCCGCCGCGAGCAAGGTTGCCGGACAGCAGGGCCTTTACCTTCGGCAGGCGATCCTCGTCGTAGGCATCACGGAAGTACTGGCCCAGGTTTGCACCGAAAGCAGTGGAAATATTGGCCAGTGGGTCCAGGTAGTCGTCATCAAGAGCGAGTTCCTGTGCCTGCGGTTCATTCTTGGCAGCGTTGTTAATGCGGACGACCGTTTCGAGGTTCTGGTCCATAACCTCTGGGTGGTTCTTCTCCAGCTCCACGAAAGGATGCACAACGTAGAAGTAGAACCAGTTATCGGTGGCGGCATCCGACGGGTACGCGCGTGCAATCTGGTCCGGGCGATACGAGGTTGGCTTCGGCGCATTCGGGTCGGTGTTTTCACCGGAAGATGACGGCAGCGAGATGGAATCCGGGACCTCGAAGCCACCGCCGGGGAGCTTGATTCCCTCTGGAGCGGCCACATTAGCTGGAAGATCAGAAACAGAGTCCAGGCGGTTGCCGAGCTCGGCCAACGGGTTGACCGGAGCTGCCACGGCCGTTGCCGGTGTAAGCCCCATTACAACTGCCATTGCTGCGGTAGCAGCGCCGACGCGAGTACGTGTTGCAGTGCGCTTGTGCGGCTTCAAAGAAGACACTGAAGCATTCCTTTCCAGATTGCTGCGTGGGAGGCACCAGTTGTGAAGTGCTCTATAAGCCAAGGTCTGACAAAATCTTCACTTATGTTAAGCGCACTGTGAGGTTTCGGCGCGTTGAAAAGAAACAAGTTTTCAAAATGCTAGGGCCAATCGTGGGAACTTTCCCCCTCAGACTCCGGATTTTCACTGATAAATGCATAAAAGAAACCGGTTGGCGGGATAAAAGCCCGTCAACCGGTAAGAATTCAATACTCGCCCCAAACGGGGCTAAAAGCGTGGACTACTTGGAGTAGTCGTAGAAGCCACGGCCGGACTTGCGGCCGAAGTGACCCGCCTCAACCATGCGCTTGAGCAGCGGAGGTGCCGCGTAAGTCGGCTCCTTGTACTCATCGAACATGGCATCGGCAATGAACTTGATGGTGTCCAGACCAACCATGTCGGCCAGAGTCAGCGGACCCATCGGGTGCGCACAGCCATTGACCATTCCGGCATCGATGTCTTCTGCGGTAGCAATGCCGTCCTGCAGCATGCGGATAGCGCCGAGGATGTACGGAACCAGCAGGGCGTTAACAATGAAGCCCGAGCGATCCTTAGCGCGAATGACGGTCTTGCCCAGCGCCTCGGAAGCGTACTCGTACGCACGCTCCGACTGAACATCACCGGTCGTCAGAGTAACGACATGCTCTACCAGAGGCAGAACGGGCACCGGGTTGAAGAAGTGCAGACCCATGACGCGCTCCGGACGCTTGGTGGCTGCGGCAATGGACTGAATCGGCAGCGAGGAGGTGTTGGAAGCCAGGATGGCATCGTCCGACTCAACAATCTCATCGAGCTGCGAGAAGACGCTGGCCTTTACTTCCGGGTTCTCCACGATGGCCTCGATGACCAGCTCACGGTCAGCGAAGTCCTCCAGCTTGGTGGTGAAGCTAATACGTCCCAGAATCTCATCACGTGCAGACTGCTCTAGCTTGCCACGGGAAACGGCCTTATCCAGTGACTTTTCAATACGGGCGCGACCGGACTCAAGGAACTCCTCCTTGGCCTCCCAGACCTTGACATCGCTACCGGCCTTCGCACAGACCTCAATAATTCCGGAGCCCATCTGACCGGCGCCGACGATACCTACTCGCGAGATACTATTTGCCATTGGCGTGTTTTCCTACCTTCTACTCTGGGTTATTAGCCAGCATTGTGCTTCATCCGAGTGCGCATTCGCTTGACGACGATCACAGCGCACTGGCTTTATTTACACGCTACTCACTTCCCCGGTTCCCCGGGCACGCTTTGCAGGACTTTTTACTTGAATTTGCCCCCCACGAGCTTTGGGCAGCGGCTAGTACTGCATACGTTTTTCCAGCGCCTGCTGAATATCTTCCAGCTGCTGCTGAGAAGAGCGTGCCAACTCTTGCAGGTCGTTTCCGCCATGCTTTTCCAGCTCTTCCCACTGTCCGAGCATCTTATCCAGGCTGCCTTCCATCAACGTCAGATAAGCCATATCTGCGTGTGGCCCCTCCTCGTTCTCGAGGCGAGTCATGGTGGCGGTGTCGAGCTTGGTCTCCGACGGATCAACATCGACGCCGAGAGTCTTGACTAGCTGCGCTTCCTCTTCAGCAAAGATTGGCTCCGCCTGCTGCGCAATCTTTCGAGTCTCTTCCGAGACCGATTCCTTTGCAATTAGTGTCTGCGATGCTTTCTTCAGCGCCGCAGTATCTGCCGCCAGCTGAGCCAAGTTATCCCGAATGGCGGCAGTGGAGGCAACAGCACTCTGCTCCTGGCTTGACTGATTTTGGCTACCCTCCAGGGCTGCCTCATCGCTATCCCCACAAGCACTGAGACCAACGACGAGAGCAGAGGCCAGCACAGCGGAGCCAATACGCAGGCCACGCCCAATCAGAGAATAGGTGTCACTGCTGGAAGCGGCTGCGCTATCGCGAATGGTGTCTGAGGACATTAGTCGACCTGCAGCTCGCCCATGCGATCCCAGTCCTGCTTATCTGGCAGTACCTGCGAGACAATCTTCGGGGTCTCAGCGAGCAGCGGCTTCATCGCCTCCAGGCCCTTGGCGAAGTGCTCGGAATTGACGTGGGCTTCACCAGCGTCATCATCGAATGCCTCGACGAGGATGTACTGGTTGGGGTCTTCTACGCTGCGGGACCATTCAAACCACTTGTTGCCAGCCTCTGCGCGGGTGGCAGCGGTGAACTCAGCGACGTGGTCCATCCATTCGTCGGCAAATTCCGGCTTAACTTGGTAATTCACAACGATAAAAATCATGTCGCCCACTGTAGGCGCGTCCAAGCAGAATTGCACCCTTCGACGAATAGAGTTTCGCTGAGAATTTTTCTTACGCTGACCTCAGGTGACAGTTATATTGGTTTGTATGATGAACACTCCGCTCATTCTCACCTACCAAGATAAGACCCCACGCATTCATTCCAGCGCCTGGATTGCGCCCGGCGCGGTCATTATCGGTGATGTCGAAATCGGTGCGGATAGCTCCGTGTTCTACGGTTCTGTTCTCCGAGGAGACGTCGCACCGATCCGCATCGGCCAGCGCACCAATATTCAGGACAACTCCACAGTCCATGTCGACCGAGGTGTGCCCACAATTCTCGGCGATGATGTCACCGTCGGACACATGGCCTTGGTCCACGGCACCACGGTTGAAAATGGTTGCCTCATCGGCATGAAGTCCACCCTGCTTTCGCGTTCCCGTATCGGCGCTGGCAGCCTCATTGCTGCAGGTGCCGTGGTGTTGGAAGATCAGATTATCGACCCCAGGTCGCTGGCTGCAGGCGTTCCCGCCAAGGTGCGTCGTGAACTCTCCGTCGAGGAAGCAGAGGGCTTCATCGCCCATGCAGGGCGTTATGTGGAAACAGCGTCCAACCACCGCCACCTCCGCGAGGTCGACCTGGATATGGTGACTTTTAACTAGGCGGCTGCCGAGGCGCCTAGCTAAGCGGCTAGGCGGATTGTTTGACGGTCAGCGTCGCAGCACTACACCACTGTCGCGCCCGCCGCGGCCAATTCCGCTAGTGCAGCCTTGCCGCGCTCCGGGTCCACCGCCGCGACCTGATTGCTCAGAACACGAACGGAAAAGCCCTCCTTGAGGCCATCGAGCACTGTGGCGCGGACGCAGTGGTCAGTCGCAACTCCCACCACATCGATTTCTTCGATGTCAGAGGCGCGGAGAGCGTCGGCAAGCGAAACGCCAGCCTCCGTTGTTCCCTCGAAACCGGAGTAGGCGGCGGCGTACTCCCCTTTTGTGACATCGATACGCACAGCAGCGGGGTTGAGCTGCTCAAAAAACGCGATGGCGCGCTGCATGCCGGGGTGAATCTCTGCGCCCGGGGTACCTGCAACACAGTGTTTCGGCCAGGTATCGACGAAATCCGGGGTTTCAGAGAAGTGCGTGCCTGGGTCGATGTGATTGTCACGGGTGGTCGCAAGAACCGAGTACTTGTTAGCTGTGCCCGCAACATGCAGATATGTAGCGGTGTACGCTGCCTCAGCACCGTCGACGGCAAGTGCGCCACCCGCGGAAAAATCATTCTGAGCGTCGACGACTACCAGTGCCATGCGGGGACGCGCCGGGCGCTGCTGTTCCTCGGAGTGGGCGTCATTGCTGGTGTCTGCCTCGGTGCCAGCGTTATCCGAGTTGTCCGCATTGACCTGTCGGTAGATTTCGGAGAAGGAAGCGTTCATGGCCTATATCTTGCCACGTGCCCACGTTCAGAGGAG
The sequence above is drawn from the Corynebacterium jeikeium genome and encodes:
- a CDS encoding phosphatase PAP2 family protein, with protein sequence MSSLKPHKRTATRTRVGAATAAMAVVMGLTPATAVAAPVNPLAELGNRLDSVSDLPANVAAPEGIKLPGGGFEVPDSISLPSSSGENTDPNAPKPTSYRPDQIARAYPSDAATDNWFYFYVVHPFVELEKNHPEVMDQNLETVVRINNAAKNEPQAQELALDDDYLDPLANISTAFGANLGQYFRDAYDEDRLPKVKALLSGNLARGGGLVSSTFFEKYVYGYDRPFVVAPERIERYYREGQDDPYSTTPSYPSGHTNKAAWTSTMLAMMLPEVAPQIQARASEAGHSRLVMGVHYPLDVMGGRMMGNQAAADRWADPEFRPLIEEAMDELRTELEYRCGDTIANCVAKDTPYMSTAAAVQQYTERMTYDFKQVGPANEPVVVPKRYAGLLETRFPQLTEEQRSSVLAQTAIPSGYPLDRTDGEGQHVRMNLARALAANVVVNADGSVTVTN
- a CDS encoding 3-hydroxybutyryl-CoA dehydrogenase, which codes for MANSISRVGIVGAGQMGSGIIEVCAKAGSDVKVWEAKEEFLESGRARIEKSLDKAVSRGKLEQSARDEILGRISFTTKLEDFADRELVIEAIVENPEVKASVFSQLDEIVESDDAILASNTSSLPIQSIAAATKRPERVMGLHFFNPVPVLPLVEHVVTLTTGDVQSERAYEYASEALGKTVIRAKDRSGFIVNALLVPYILGAIRMLQDGIATAEDIDAGMVNGCAHPMGPLTLADMVGLDTIKFIADAMFDEYKEPTYAAPPLLKRMVEAGHFGRKSGRGFYDYSK
- a CDS encoding antibiotic biosynthesis monooxygenase gives rise to the protein MGDMIFIVVNYQVKPEFADEWMDHVAEFTAATRAEAGNKWFEWSRSVEDPNQYILVEAFDDDAGEAHVNSEHFAKGLEAMKPLLAETPKIVSQVLPDKQDWDRMGELQVD
- a CDS encoding gamma carbonic anhydrase family protein; translated protein: MMNTPLILTYQDKTPRIHSSAWIAPGAVIIGDVEIGADSSVFYGSVLRGDVAPIRIGQRTNIQDNSTVHVDRGVPTILGDDVTVGHMALVHGTTVENGCLIGMKSTLLSRSRIGAGSLIAAGAVVLEDQIIDPRSLAAGVPAKVRRELSVEEAEGFIAHAGRYVETASNHRHLREVDLDMVTFN
- a CDS encoding isochorismatase family protein — encoded protein: MNASFSEIYRQVNADNSDNAGTEADTSNDAHSEEQQRPARPRMALVVVDAQNDFSAGGALAVDGAEAAYTATYLHVAGTANKYSVLATTRDNHIDPGTHFSETPDFVDTWPKHCVAGTPGAEIHPGMQRAIAFFEQLNPAAVRIDVTKGEYAAAYSGFEGTTEAGVSLADALRASDIEEIDVVGVATDHCVRATVLDGLKEGFSVRVLSNQVAAVDPERGKAALAELAAAGATVV